One window from the genome of Spiractinospora alimapuensis encodes:
- a CDS encoding CGNR zinc finger domain-containing protein — MQFNHYGGNGAELASALANVVDHSPAGLAEALSAQRIRDPEPNEDQARELTAWCERLRPVFGERDQQHQIALVNALLVDGTTRVRIATHDGHPPHLHYQGEVDDLVSRVRAVTAGGLAVAVCGAGGHRLGRCERQGCEVTFIDTSRNGRRRFCSVTCANRVNVARHRSRHRS, encoded by the coding sequence ATGCAGTTCAACCATTACGGGGGGAACGGGGCGGAACTGGCCTCGGCACTGGCCAACGTGGTGGATCACAGCCCCGCGGGACTGGCGGAAGCCCTGTCCGCGCAGCGCATCCGGGATCCGGAGCCGAACGAGGACCAGGCGCGCGAGCTCACCGCGTGGTGCGAGCGGCTGCGCCCCGTCTTCGGGGAACGTGACCAACAGCACCAGATCGCCCTGGTCAACGCGCTGCTCGTGGACGGCACCACGCGGGTCCGGATCGCCACCCACGACGGCCACCCGCCGCACCTGCACTATCAGGGCGAGGTGGACGACCTGGTCTCGCGCGTACGCGCCGTAACCGCCGGCGGGCTGGCGGTCGCCGTCTGCGGCGCGGGCGGGCACCGGCTCGGGCGCTGCGAGCGTCAGGGGTGCGAGGTGACCTTCATCGACACGTCCCGCAACGGCCGCCGCCGGTTCTGCTCGGTGACGTGCGCCAACCGGGTGAACGTCGCCCGGCACCGCTCCCGGCACCGATCCTGA